From the Candidatus Hydrogenedentota bacterium genome, the window TGGAACGTCACGTTCGCGTGGCCCGCGGCACGGCCCGCTTCAAAGAAGGCGCGGCAGCCTTCAACCACGTCGAGATGCGCCACCAGCGGACAGAGCAAGCCCGTGTCGACGCCCTCTGCGTATCCGAGTTGCAGCGCCCGCGCATGCGGGGGAATATAAGGCTTGAGCGTGCGGACGACCTGCTCGCGGATGGCGCGATCCTGCCGCGACCCGGTCGTGTAGGTCGCGCCAGTCGCGTCCAGGTCGTCCATGCATTGCCGTTTGTCAGCGTTCCTGCCCATGGCGTCCCGCCTTGCGTTGCATCCGCCACTCCAGCAAAGACCCAACCCCGTGGCGCGGGCATCCCGCCCGTGCTCCTGCCGCACTACATTCGCCAATCCAGCAAAGACTCGACGGCGTCGGCATCAAACACCGGGATGCCGCGCGCGTCATGCACCCGCTTCCGTTCCGAGAACGAGTCGTCGATGTAGATGGCGTCCCGCTCCGTGATGAACTCCGTTTTTTGGCGCCCGTTGATGATGTGCTCGACGGTGTCGAAACATCCGGTCAGCGCGTGCCGCGCAAGAGTCCGGCCGACGTCGCCGCCGTGCCGCGTCAACAGATGCACCTTCACGCCGCGGTTCCGGCACTGGAACACGAACGCCATGGCCAGAATGTTCACTTCACCGCGGATGAGGAGCGTATCGTCCAGGTCCAGATACACGTGGCGGTAGGTCAGGCCGGTCCGGAACCGGTTCATAAGGGCGGCGTCCATCTCGATGTCATGATGCTCCGGGATAATCTCGACATCGAATCCCGCGCGGTCATAGAGGCTGAGAAGCGGCAGGTTCACGCCAAGATTGCGGTAGAGGCCCGTGGCCCCGCTGATGCGCGGCGCGGCCTCGAGCAGCGCCAGTTGACCCGCCGCGTCGCGCTTCGCCTGGAAGAACCACGCGCCGCGAAACACGAGCCGTTCGCCGATTGCACGCGCCATCGCGTCGAATTCGGCCCCCTCGACAGGCCTTGTGTCCGCGCTGATCCCGCCCGCGATGCGCAACCGCTCGCGCGGCCCCACGAAACGCAGCCGCCCGTGCCGGTCCGTGAAGCAGTCCACTGTGTACTCGCGGCCGGGCAGGTATTCGAGCACCAGCGCATCCGGGTGCCTGCGGCGGGCCAGCGCGAGCTCGTCGCGGTCGCGCACCAGTTGCGCGCCGCGCGAGGCGCTCCCCGTGTCCGGCTTCATGAACACAGGAAACGGCGCGGCAGCATCGTCGTAGAGCGCGGGCGTACGCACGCATCCGGCCAGCGCGGCATAGGTGCGGCGCTTGCTGCGGCAAACGCGGCAGGTCTCGACAGGCGAACCGACCACCTCGCCGCTCCACTGGCGCTCGTGCTCGGCAAGCGTGAGGGCGACGGCGTCGTTGGCGGGGTAGATGTAATGAATCCCGAGTTCGCGGACGAGCGCCGCGAACCGGGGCGCGAAGTCCGGTGCGTCGACCATCGGCACGCCTTCGTGGTAGCGCCGGAACACGTACTTGCCGTGGTTCGAGGCGACACTCGACGCTCCGTGAATCTCGAAGAATCGCGCGAAACAGAGGGAACGGTGCAGAGCCAAGCCTAATTCGGAGCCGCAGGGGAAAACGAGCACGCGCCGGATATCTTCCGTTGTGGTTTCCACGGCCATGCCACCGCTCTTGCCTTTCTTCCCGCGACCACGAATGAAGGCCTCTTAGCCGCCCGGAGTATAACAACGGCCCTGGCAAGGGTCAATCGTAGAAGGGGACCAAGGATAGGAGCACCGGCAGAACGAGGACGGACGGCCCATCGGCGCTCATCTGTGCAAGTCGCCGGTTCCATCCAGGAAATCGCCGGCCTTTGCTTTACATGTATCAGAGGGTAGGATATCATCCCGTAACCCTTGGAGAATACGGTGGAGTCGGTCCCCGTTTACCTGCCACGATGACGGACCAGATTCATATTTCCAGATGGCGCAGATGGCGCGGCGCCGAACTGCTCTGCGCCGGGCTGATCGTGGTCCTCTCCGCGGTGGGAGGCAGCGTCTACCTGTACCGCTACGTCACGAGCGTCGGGTACGCCTACAAGATCAGCACGCACTATTTTGCGCCGTGCGCCTTGTATGCGCTGGGCCGGGAGTTTCAGAACCCGTTTCTGGACCAGGTGCCGGGCCTGCAGGATTTCATGAACGAGCAGACGCAGACCTTCACGCTCGCGCCGGACGCGCCGGTCGGCACGCTGCGCGACCTGAGCTGGTTCCAGCGCGACCACCTCTATCTGCTGGCGGTGGTGGCTCTGGTCTGGCGCGTGCTGGGCGTGTCCTGGGCCGCGTTCAAACTCGTCCCCTTAATCGCGTACGTCATTTCCGGCGTGCTGCTGTTCTTCATCTTCCGCCTCGGCGCGCGGCGGAGCATCAGTCTTGCGGCTGCGTTGCTGTTCCTGTTTTCCCCCGCGGTGCTCACAATCCTTCCGGGCATCCGGGATTTCTGCAAGGCCCCTTTTTTCCTGGGCGTCTTTCTGATACTGCTGTACCTTACGAAGCACGCGGTGAGCTCACGCCGGTTCTGGACGCTGTCGGGCCTCATGGGCGCGCTGATCGCCGCCGGCTACGGTTTCCGCACCGATCTGATCATCTGCATCCCGCCCGCCGCGATCGCCATCCTCTGGGTCGCGCGCGGCAAGACGCGCCTGGATTGGAAACGGCGCGCGGCCGGGCTGGCGGTTTTCGCGGCCGCGTTTCTCGTATTCGGCGCGCCGCTGCTGTTGCGGTCCTACGGCGACGGTTCGGATCCCACCCACCACATTATCTGCGGCATCGCGACGGAGTGCGACCGCGACCTCGGTATCCAGCAGGGCTCTTACGAGCACATCTACTACTTTTTCGACGCTTACACGCACGCGATAGCCAACAGTTACGGCCACCGTATCATGGGCATCAAGGAAAACATCGGCTATCTCTCGCCGCTTTCGGGCACGGTGCAAAACCATTACCTGCGCGATATGGTCCTGCGTTTCCCCGGCGACATGGCGGCGCGGGCGTTGTCCGCGACACTGCGCATCCTGGGAAACGGCATGACGCGCGTCACTGCCTATGATTACCCGGACACCGAGTTCGTTCAGGCCGCGTCCGCGCTCTGGAGACCTTTGGGCACGCACCTCGAGCGGTTCAAGTTCGTATACGCGGGCCTCGCCCTGCTGCTGTTGGCCGCCCACAGCCTGCGCACAGGCGCGGTCGCGTTCTTGTTAATGATGTATTTCACGTCTTACGCTTGCGCTCAGTTTCATCTGCGCCACTATTTTCATCTGACCTTCATTTCGCTCTGGTTCTGCGCGTTCCTGGCTGAACTGCTGGTCCGGGTCCTGTGCTGGATGCGCGTGCGAGACAACCGGCGCGCGTTGCTGGAGTTCGCGCACACACCCGCCCGGTGGTGGGCGGCGCCCGCGAAACGGATGCTGGCATTCGCGTGCGGCGCGTTGCTCGTGCTCGTGGGTCCGCTCGAGGCTGCGCGCGCCGTGCAGCGGTATCGCGTCGCCTACATGCTGGAAAAGCGCGCCGAAGCCGAGCGCGTTCCCTTGGCAACTGACCCGGAACCGGACGGAGACTGGACGTTGCACCGCCTCCGCGGGCCGCTCCTCTCGCCCATGGAAACGGACGGCGAGCAAGTTTACGAAGTGCAATCGGAATATCTCGTGGCGGAATTCAAACCGAGCGCCGCGCCGCGCCGCATCCGCGTCCAGTACGACAGTGAAACGGATTTCAACGATTTTACGTATGAATTACTGGTCGATGCGGGGGGCACAATGAAGAACGAAACCGTGCGCTACATCTTTCCGGTCTACCAGGCCCTTTACACAACGGTCAGCGGCGTGAAGAATCCATTTCCAGGGTTTGACGGGCGCTGGGGGCGCAGCGAGTTTGTCGGGATCGCCATGCCCAGCACCGAGGCCGGCGATTTGCTTGGCCTGTGCCGCTTTACGGACCTATCGTCTTTCCCCTTGCTGATGAATATGACGACAACGGCATCGAACGCGGATTTCCGGTATTTCCAGCGTCTGCAAATGTTCTCAAGAGACCTGCCGCCACGGCCTATGCCCAAGTTCCTTATTCCGTAGGCGGCGGAAAGGCCCCGGATAACCCCATGCCCGAAGCTGTGAAGCGCAGATGGCCCAAACCCGCGTTTGCCGCAATCTGTCTGGCGGCGTGGCTCACCGTCGCGGCGCTTGGGCTGGAACTACACGCACGCTACACCCTGCGCCGCGACGCTCAGGAGGCGGAAAGGTTCTGCGCCGCGCGCATGGACGCCGCATTTGCCGCGGATTACACCCTCATCGCGCAGACCGCCGCGACGGCGCCCCGCCCGCCCGAGGACCTTGTCCGCCCGCTCCCCCCGCGCGAGGACTTTGGCGTCTTGGATGATGCGGCGCGCGGCACACTGGCTCGGGAACGCCGCGAGCTTATCCTGCTGTTCGACGCGACGCGGCGCGTGGAGAAGATATACTTGCCGGAGACCGGCGGCGAACTCGGTGCGTTGAGCCGTGCGGTCCAGCCGGGACAGCATGTCTCCGATATCTTGTCGGGCGCGGAAGCCGCGGACGCACTGGCAGTCTGGCCGCGCCTCGCGCCCGGCGTGTTCGAGCCGCCCCACGAATATACGGTGCGCCTGCCGGACGGCGCGGCATACGCGTCGGAATGGTCATTCCTGTCGCTGGCGGGCCCGCGCCCCGCGGTTGCGGCGTTCATCCGCGATTCGATGTGGCAGGTAACGTGGACGAGATTCCGCGGCCACGTGTACGGCAACAACTTTTACGACCGCTGGTTGAACAGCGAGTTCTGGACCAACGCTCAGGGATACCGGGACGACGAAGTCGTCCTCCCCAAGCCGCCCGGTGTGGTGCGTATTGTCTGCATCGGCGGTTCGACCACAGTCGAGGGGCCGCGCAATGACCTCACATATCCAAACCTTCTTGAATCGAAGCTGCGCGCGCATTTCAAGACGGACCGCATCGAGGTGGTGAACTGCGGCGTGTACACGCTCGATTCGGGACGCGAAGCGCTCTGTTTTCCCGACTATCTCGCCCTCGAACCCGACCTCATCATTGAATACAACTTCATCAACGACATCGCGGCAAACCTCGCGCAGTGGATGCGGCCCGAGAGCTTGCGCGGCGACCCGGTCAAGAACCTCAAACAGTGGCTGCGCCAATCAGTCTTCGTGCATCGTCATTTCAACGCCATGCTGCTGCCCCCGGAACGGGAACTGCGCCGCCGCTACGAGGACACCTTCTTCCGCAATCACCGGCAGATGCTCGAACAGGCCCGCGCCGCGGGCGTCGCGATGGCCTTCGGCAGTTTTGCCCATCCGGATGTAGACCGGCTCGACCCGCGTGAAACCGACTACTTCTATCTGCGCAGCAACCGTCTTTGGGGCTGGTCCGTGGACACGCGGAGCTATGTCCGGCTTGTCGGGCTCTACAACGAGATGTTGCGTGCGTTCTGCGCCCGGCATGACGTGCCGTACCTGCCCATCGCGGAGCATGTCACCGGCGGCGTCGAGAGTTTCACGGACATCTGCCACATGCACCTCAACGCCATGGATGACAAAGCCGGCGTCGCGTTTGAGCACCTCCGCGATTTCGTCGCGGAACGGCTTGCAGCGGCGGGACCGGCGCGCGGGACCGCGCCATGAGCGCGCCCGGCGTCCAGACCGGGCAGGAAGCGGCCGAGGCAACGCGGCGGGGGCGGCTGTGGGTCCTGGCTGCGTTACTGCTGTTGCTGGCGATAGGCGCTGCGCTGCGCCTCTACCGCATCGAGCGCGAGTCCGCCTGGTACGACGAAGTGATCACGGTAAGCGGCATCGGCGCGGAGTCCCTGCGGGGCTTCTTCGAGCACTGGCGCTATACGAACTGGAACGCGGTCCCGGTGTACTACACGATCCAGTATTTCTGGGGGCGGCATGTATGCTCCTCGATCCTGGGCTTTCGCGCACTGTCGGTCCTGTTCAGCCTGTTGACGGTCCCCGTGATCTACCTGCTCGGGCGGCATCTGTTTGGCCGCCGCGCAGGCCTTGTCGCGGCCCTGTGTTTCCTCTTGTCGGGCGTTCACATCTATCAGGCGCAGGAAGTGCGCAACTACTCGCTTACGACGCTGGCCGCGGCGCTGTGCGCATATTCCTTCGTCAGGCTTCTCGAAAAGCCCGCGCCGTCGCGCTATTTCTGGAACGCATTCGCGAATGTCTTTCTCGTCTGGACCCATCTATTCGGCTGTTATCTGCTGGTTGCGGCCGGCTGCACGCTACTGCTCTTCCGGCTGCGCAGGTTCAAGCAGACCGCCGCATGGTTTGCGCTGAACCTCGCGCTCATGGCCCCGTCGCTCCTCTGGATCACGACATTCGAGCCGATAAGATACTACGAACCGCCGCCGCCGCGACTCTGGATGCTCGTCAACAACGCGCTGACCGACGTGTGGTCGCCCACGCTCGTCTTCGGCATACCCCCAGGTTACGAGTGGCAAGTCAGGCCTACGGCATGGACGCAGTTTTTCGCGCAATCGAACGGGTACGTGGACAACGCGCTGCTCGCCGTGTTCCTTGCGGCAGCGGCGTTCGCCGCGGGAACCATGCTGCGCCGGCGGTCTGCGCCGGCATTTGCGCCCGACGCCGCCCCTTCGCGCAACGAAGCCGCCCTGCTGGCGTTTCTGCTATGCTGGCTGGTCCTGCCCGGCGTCATCCTGTTCGCGCTCGCCTGGACCTGGCGCACGGACATCTTCGCCGCAAAATACACGACCTATAGCTCGCTTGCGGCATACCTGCTGGCCGGCGGCGCGGTCGAGCGCCTGCCCGGGCGTACGCTGCGCGTGGCCGCCGTGACGCTGCTGGCGGTCCTGTTCGCTCATCGTTATGGACTGACCCTGACCCATCCGCAACGGCCCGACTGGTACGCGGCCACGGATGCCATCAAAGCGGACTATCGCGACGGCGACCCTCTGGTCATCTATCCCGACTGGCAGGCGCAGGTGCTCGAATACAATATGCGACCGCACGCCGTCCGCGCGCGGCAGACTGGCGACCTGTACCATGTGTGCGCGTGCGCCGACGCCGCGCTGGCGCAGCATGAGCGCGTCTGGGTGGTCTGGGTGGGCGGCTTCGGCAACGTGGACTTCGCGGAACGCGTCGGCGGGTATCTTATGAAGCGCNNNNNNNNNNNNNNNNNNNNNNNNNNNNNNNNNNNNNNNNNNNNNNNNNNNNNNNNNNNNNNNNNNNNNNNNNNNNNNNNNNNNNNNNNNNNNNNNNNNNCCTGTACCATGTGTGCGCGTGCGCCGACGCCGCGCTGGCGCAGCATGAGCGCGTCTGGGTGGTCTGGGTGGGCGGCTTCGGCAACGTGGACTTCGCGGAACGCGTCGGCGGGTATCTTATGAAGCGCAGCCTGCCCTATACGCGGCGCGCGTTCTGGGCGGGGATGGCGTGTATCTTCGTTTTCGACGTGCAGCGCGGGCCGGGCTATGTTCCGCCTTCGTCCGCAGTCGTGGACGCCGCGTATCGCGCGGTCACGGACGGCCTTGCCATCGTTAATGACGGCACCAGCGCGGGCATTCCCGTCGGCCCCTGAGCCACTTTCGCTAATCGATTGGCACGCGCTGTTCCGGGGCGCGCGCGAGCACGCCGGAGATCGTCATGTCGATGAAACGCAGCCAGCCGTCAACCGCCGCGGGCGTCATGATCAGCTGCGTCTTGCCCCAAGGCGCGACGGCCTCTTCCTGTGTGTTCTCGCGGTGGAAATGGCCGAACGCGAGCGCGTCGAGCGGCTCATCGACAAACAGGATCAACTGGCTGCGCAAACCCATCATCTGCTCGTAGCGATGCGTGAGGCCGACGGTCCAGCGGCAGGGCTTGAGCGCGCGGCGGAACACCTGCAGGTCCGCGTCCTGACGCCCCAACTCGTCCGCCATTACGTAGTCTTTCGTGTCAAACGCGAGAAAGCCGTCGTAACCGAATCGGAACATGTAGGTCAGCGGGCCGAAAAATGTCTCGTAATGCGTGCCCTCGCGGTCGTGGTTGCCCGGTTGCACGAAAGTCGGCAGCCGGCACGTATCGAGCACGCGCAGAAACGCGCGGAACTGCTCCGGCGACCCGCTGTCCGTCAGGTCGCCGGTAATCACTGCAAGCGTCGCGTCGGAATCGTTCACGACGCGCAAAAGGTCGGCGAAAATGACCTCCGCGGCGCGGGCGTGGCGTGTCGAACCCACGTGCGCGTCCGTCAGGTGCGCGATGACGTAGTAGTCGGGGAAGTGCGCGTAGAGGAAGACGGCGCGGGCATGGCGGTCCGTGCCATCGGGCGTGCGCGCTTCGAGCGCGTAGGTACCCGCGGCCGCGCTTTCGGGCACGGCGCAGAACGCGCGCTTCCATCCGCCAGGGAGGTCACTCCAGATTACCTCGAGCGGCAACGGGCCGGTATCTCCTACAAGCGCCAGGCCGGCTTCGTGTTCGAGCACCGCCTCGAACGAGCCGCCCGGCTCCGAGATCGCGGGCGCGCCGTTATGCGGCGCGTGGATGAGCCCCAGAGCGCCGTCCGCCTCGCGCGCGAACGCCACGGCGCAGCACGCATACAGGAAAGACCCGCATAGGATTGCGCAACGGTTCATTCCGCCTGCTCCGGCCGCCATGCGGGCGCGTACTCCGCCTCGGTTGTCTCAGTCAGGCGCAGCGTCTCCGACCCGTCCCGCCGCGCCACGTACAAATCTGGATTGCCCCCCCGGTCCGAGACATAAACCAGCCACTCCTCGTCCGGGGACCAGTCGGGAGCCCAACAGTCATAGTTGGCGCCCGCGGCAACGGCAAAAACGCGCGCGGTTTCAGGATACACGGCGTAGATGCCGCGGCGGCCGCCGCGAAACGACTCGAAGGCAAGGTAGCCGCCGTCTGGCGACCAGACCGGGGACCAGTCCGCCTCGCGGTGGTTCGACACGTCGCCGATACCGCGTTTCCCCAGCACGAAGATCTCGCGGTCGCCGCCGTCATTCGACTCGAAGGCAAACCGTTCGCCGTCGGGGTCGGGCCGCGGCGCCCATTCGGCGTACGAAGCGCCAGGCGGCAACAGAAACGCAAGCAACGGCGCAACCTGGGTGCGGGTAACGAGATAGAGTTCGGTCGACAGGCGTC encodes:
- a CDS encoding ATP-grasp domain-containing protein: MAVETTTEDIRRVLVFPCGSELGLALHRSLCFARFFEIHGASSVASNHGKYVFRRYHEGVPMVDAPDFAPRFAALVRELGIHYIYPANDAVALTLAEHERQWSGEVVGSPVETCRVCRSKRRTYAALAGCVRTPALYDDAAAPFPVFMKPDTGSASRGAQLVRDRDELALARRRHPDALVLEYLPGREYTVDCFTDRHGRLRFVGPRERLRIAGGISADTRPVEGAEFDAMARAIGERLVFRGAWFFQAKRDAAGQLALLEAAPRISGATGLYRNLGVNLPLLSLYDRAGFDVEIIPEHHDIEMDAALMNRFRTGLTYRHVYLDLDDTLLIRGEVNILAMAFVFQCRNRGVKVHLLTRHGGDVGRTLARHALTGCFDTVEHIINGRQKTEFITERDAIYIDDSFSERKRVHDARGIPVFDADAVESLLDWRM
- a CDS encoding glycosyltransferase family 39 protein, which translates into the protein MSAPGVQTGQEAAEATRRGRLWVLAALLLLLAIGAALRLYRIERESAWYDEVITVSGIGAESLRGFFEHWRYTNWNAVPVYYTIQYFWGRHVCSSILGFRALSVLFSLLTVPVIYLLGRHLFGRRAGLVAALCFLLSGVHIYQAQEVRNYSLTTLAAALCAYSFVRLLEKPAPSRYFWNAFANVFLVWTHLFGCYLLVAAGCTLLLFRLRRFKQTAAWFALNLALMAPSLLWITTFEPIRYYEPPPPRLWMLVNNALTDVWSPTLVFGIPPGYEWQVRPTAWTQFFAQSNGYVDNALLAVFLAAAAFAAGTMLRRRSAPAFAPDAAPSRNEAALLAFLLCWLVLPGVILFALAWTWRTDIFAAKYTTYSSLAAYLLAGGAVERLPGRTLRVAAVTLLAVLFAHRYGLTLTHPQRPDWYAATDAIKADYRDGDPLVIYPDWQAQVLEYNMRPHAVRARQTGDLYHVCACADAALAQHERVWVVWVGGFGNVDFAERVGGYLMKR
- a CDS encoding metallophosphoesterase; translation: MNRCAILCGSFLYACCAVAFAREADGALGLIHAPHNGAPAISEPGGSFEAVLEHEAGLALVGDTGPLPLEVIWSDLPGGWKRAFCAVPESAAAGTYALEARTPDGTDRHARAVFLYAHFPDYYVIAHLTDAHVGSTRHARAAEVIFADLLRVVNDSDATLAVITGDLTDSGSPEQFRAFLRVLDTCRLPTFVQPGNHDREGTHYETFFGPLTYMFRFGYDGFLAFDTKDYVMADELGRQDADLQVFRRALKPCRWTVGLTHRYEQMMGLRSQLILFVDEPLDALAFGHFHRENTQEEAVAPWGKTQLIMTPAAVDGWLRFIDMTISGVLARAPEQRVPID
- a CDS encoding SGNH/GDSL hydrolase family protein, whose translation is MPEAVKRRWPKPAFAAICLAAWLTVAALGLELHARYTLRRDAQEAERFCAARMDAAFAADYTLIAQTAATAPRPPEDLVRPLPPREDFGVLDDAARGTLARERRELILLFDATRRVEKIYLPETGGELGALSRAVQPGQHVSDILSGAEAADALAVWPRLAPGVFEPPHEYTVRLPDGAAYASEWSFLSLAGPRPAVAAFIRDSMWQVTWTRFRGHVYGNNFYDRWLNSEFWTNAQGYRDDEVVLPKPPGVVRIVCIGGSTTVEGPRNDLTYPNLLESKLRAHFKTDRIEVVNCGVYTLDSGREALCFPDYLALEPDLIIEYNFINDIAANLAQWMRPESLRGDPVKNLKQWLRQSVFVHRHFNAMLLPPERELRRRYEDTFFRNHRQMLEQARAAGVAMAFGSFAHPDVDRLDPRETDYFYLRSNRLWGWSVDTRSYVRLVGLYNEMLRAFCARHDVPYLPIAEHVTGGVESFTDICHMHLNAMDDKAGVAFEHLRDFVAERLAAAGPARGTAP